The Akkermansia sp. N21116 genome includes a region encoding these proteins:
- a CDS encoding C-GCAxxG-C-C family protein — translation METVASKLEGIPLTPRVLAALDYFHQGYNCSQSVFAAFADYCGLSPDAALRLSSPFGAGIGRMREVCGALCGASMVGGALKGNAGASPEEKERIFSLIREFAEAFKREFGSMYCRDLLHLESAEESARPSVRTAAYYASRPCERCVAFCAALADGLVPGEG, via the coding sequence ATGGAAACCGTTGCATCAAAATTGGAAGGAATTCCCCTGACTCCGCGCGTCCTTGCTGCGCTGGATTATTTTCACCAAGGGTACAATTGTTCGCAGTCCGTGTTTGCGGCATTTGCGGATTACTGCGGTTTGTCGCCGGATGCGGCGTTGCGTCTCTCGTCGCCCTTCGGAGCCGGTATCGGGCGGATGCGGGAGGTGTGCGGGGCTCTTTGCGGAGCGTCGATGGTAGGCGGCGCCTTGAAAGGCAATGCAGGAGCTTCGCCGGAGGAAAAGGAACGTATTTTTTCCCTGATCCGCGAATTTGCCGAGGCATTCAAACGTGAGTTCGGTTCCATGTACTGCCGGGATTTGCTGCATTTGGAATCGGCTGAGGAAAGCGCCCGTCCCTCCGTGAGGACGGCGGCGTATTATGCTTCCCGTCCGTGTGAACGGTGTGTGGCTTTTTGCGCCGCACTGGCGGATGGCCTTGTTCCGGGGGAAGGGTGA
- a CDS encoding DedA family protein, whose product MSWVEDWGYAGVVILMAMESSIFPVPSELVIPPAVMHDNMSLVGVIVSGTFGSWLGSSITYGVARWLGRPIVMKWGKFFFMPPAKVEKAEVFMQKYEVGGIFFARLLPVIRHLISIPAGLVRMNFWIFSLVTVLGSLTWCTVLAWCGQWVKEKNPGVMNSPEELIAAVKAESHMIIIGVVILALLYFGMLALTRKSRTEGTEPAQGE is encoded by the coding sequence ATGAGCTGGGTGGAGGACTGGGGGTATGCCGGGGTGGTGATTTTGATGGCGATGGAAAGTTCGATTTTCCCGGTGCCGAGTGAATTGGTGATACCGCCGGCCGTGATGCATGACAACATGAGTCTCGTCGGCGTGATTGTTTCTGGGACATTCGGTTCCTGGCTGGGTTCCTCGATTACCTATGGCGTAGCGAGGTGGCTGGGCAGGCCGATCGTGATGAAGTGGGGCAAGTTTTTCTTCATGCCTCCGGCAAAGGTGGAAAAGGCGGAAGTGTTTATGCAGAAATATGAAGTGGGAGGAATTTTCTTTGCCCGTCTTTTGCCTGTGATCCGGCACTTGATTTCCATTCCGGCTGGTCTGGTGCGGATGAATTTCTGGATATTTTCCCTGGTGACTGTTCTTGGTTCTTTGACATGGTGTACGGTGCTGGCCTGGTGCGGGCAGTGGGTTAAAGAGAAGAATCCCGGTGTGATGAACAGCCCGGAAGAGTTAATTGCCGCCGTGAAGGCTGAAAGCCATATGATCATTATCGGAGTAGTCATTCTCGCTTTGTTGTACTTCGGGATGCTGGCGCTGACCCGCAAAAGCAGGACGGAAGGAACAGAACCCGCGCAAGGAGAATAA
- the lpxB gene encoding lipid-A-disaccharide synthase, producing the protein MKFYIIAGEMSGDKHGALLMRELTRLNPDIEFSGLGGERMHELCPQVENWADEAAVVGLVEVLKRYGWFKKHLLGMLERIKREKPECLILIDYPGFNLRLAERVRKYCPDTKIVYFISPQVWAWHKGRIPKMVKMLDLMMCIFPFEKQLFENAGLPTEFVGHPLVDDILADRRTDIREPDLIGFFPGSRTREIERHFPVFIQTAMMLRKTHPLWRFETAASNERLADIMRAMVVDAGLSPEALDIRVGNYHDLMDRAAAAAVASGTATLEAALHRLPYVLVYKVAYLTYLVGRAVINIQFLGMVNILAQRPVVRELIQHDFTPIAVASEIERLMDPNVRREVLGNMKEATDKLGHGGAAAKAAQTVLGLFPDTGI; encoded by the coding sequence ATGAAATTTTATATCATCGCCGGAGAAATGAGCGGGGACAAACACGGTGCCCTCCTGATGCGTGAACTAACCCGGCTGAATCCCGATATCGAATTTTCCGGTCTCGGCGGAGAACGCATGCACGAACTCTGCCCCCAGGTCGAAAACTGGGCGGATGAAGCTGCCGTCGTCGGGCTTGTCGAAGTTTTGAAACGCTACGGATGGTTCAAAAAACACCTTCTCGGCATGCTGGAACGCATCAAACGGGAAAAGCCCGAATGCCTGATCCTCATCGACTATCCGGGGTTCAACCTGCGCCTTGCGGAACGCGTCCGCAAATACTGCCCCGATACCAAAATCGTTTACTTCATCTCTCCGCAGGTCTGGGCCTGGCACAAGGGCCGCATCCCGAAAATGGTCAAGATGCTTGACCTGATGATGTGCATCTTTCCCTTTGAAAAGCAATTGTTCGAAAACGCAGGTCTCCCTACGGAGTTTGTCGGACACCCTCTCGTCGACGACATCCTGGCAGACCGCCGGACGGACATTCGGGAACCGGATCTCATCGGTTTTTTCCCCGGAAGCCGTACCCGCGAAATCGAACGCCACTTCCCCGTTTTCATTCAAACCGCCATGATGCTCCGCAAAACTCACCCGCTTTGGCGTTTTGAAACCGCCGCTTCCAATGAGAGGCTGGCGGACATCATGCGCGCCATGGTCGTCGATGCCGGTCTCAGCCCGGAAGCCCTCGACATCCGCGTCGGCAACTATCACGACCTTATGGATCGCGCCGCCGCCGCCGCCGTCGCCTCCGGAACCGCCACCCTCGAAGCCGCCCTGCACCGGCTTCCCTATGTCCTCGTTTATAAAGTCGCCTATTTAACCTATCTCGTCGGCAGAGCCGTCATCAACATCCAGTTCCTGGGCATGGTCAACATCCTGGCACAACGCCCCGTCGTCCGGGAATTGATCCAGCACGACTTCACCCCCATTGCCGTCGCTTCCGAAATCGAACGCCTCATGGATCCCAACGTCCGCCGAGAAGTTCTCGGAAACATGAAGGAAGCCACCGACAAGCTCGGTCACGGCGGAGCAGCGGCCAAAGCCGCCCAAACAGTCCTAGGCTTGTTCCCGGACACCGGAATTTGA